Below is a genomic region from Cherax quadricarinatus isolate ZL_2023a chromosome 64, ASM3850222v1, whole genome shotgun sequence.
aatgcattgtgGTGCTTTCGTTCCTATGTTCAACAATGGTGAAGCTCTTCTCAAAACTCCAGCTAAAAGCTGGGTTCCAGTGGTTTAGAGGCTGGGTTAAACACTGGGGAAGCTCGAGGTCTGATTACCACCTCTGGCATGCAGACAACTGTCGAAAGTGATGGTGATCCAGATTATTTATTATAAtagaggggaagcgctaaacccggaggattatacagcgcctgggggggggggggatgtggaaggcattcaggcttaattcggggaactagagcacagatccaattccctaaaacaagagcccctcaccaacatcaaggaaccttccttgaggggtgatgaTCCAGAGATGAAACGCTAAGATTAGTACATCATTCCTCCTCGCTATAAAGTATACCCAGTATCAACTCTCAAACCTCTTAGTCTACACCACCAGAGATTTCGCATGCACCTGTGTACGTGTTTTACAATTGATGGTGTCCATGGATACGCAGGTGTTCATATGCATctattatatttttttccttgTGATGGTTCTACCGCTGATAATGATATTCTCAAATTCCTCTTCCCTAATGTGTATGGGATAGGCCATTACAAGAGATAATTCCCAGGTAATAATAATTTTGGCTCTGttggaacgaaacctttgaagctgaaGAGTCGTGGAATGGTTGGTGATATTCTCAACGCCTTGTTGAAGTGTCTTTGTTCATGTTAACATTTCATCACTTGATGCAggaaacccattctgtgtgatggaatatggcagtgaAGCCTGATCATACCCTAGGGTAGCGGCACACATTGCTGAAGCACTCACTTTTCTTAATAAAACAGCCACCACTACccgccaccactaccctccaccacaaccctccatccaccaccatcacactgcacAAACAGCCATCACCACTCTCCCTTCTCTATCACTTTTTACACACTCATCAACCTTCATCACAACACTCCATAGTCCAGATAACCACCGCCAAAAAACACAAATGATTTGACTTTCCTCTACACCTACGAGAGAGGACATCAAGAACGACAACAAACTCAAGGAGCAATAGGAATAACGGAGTCAATGAAGTGATCAATATTAGACCCCTGATTAACCAGCCTATCCTCATTTTGCTTCGTTCATTTTCTTGTGCAATTTCCTGTGTTAAGTTTTGAATATTTTCAGTAAACTTATAAATCACATTTATTTTAAATTAGGCTAGGTTACGGGAATAAGATGCCTACACATAAAGATATTGATTGAAGGAGAGGCTTCTctaccagtggttttatcaatcctACAATCTGCCTGTATTAACATACCAGTGCTTGTACAAGTTAGGCTACATAAACGTATAAAAATATGTATGTAAccaaaaataaacacaaaaaagTTATCAACACGATCAAAGCATGTATAACATCAGCTGGAGGAAACATTTAATCTTGAACAGACGCACCACTCACACATACTGCTGATCAATGAAAATGCAATATAAAGTGCCTATGATAATTATACGACATTTATTACGGTATACAATGAGGTCATCTTGTGATTCCATAGTGAAGCTAATCTTATGGTTCAACTGTGGTTATTGGTGGTTCAACAATGAGGTTATTTGTGGTTCAACAAAGGTTATTTGTGGTTCAACAAGTGAAGTTATCTTGTGGCTTAACAGTGAGGTTATTTTGTGGTTCACATTAGAAGTTATCTTGTGatgaaagaataaaaaggcacaatacaactAGAATAATGCACAAATAATCCGAACTTAGGAGATAAACTTATGACGaagtttcggtccaacttggttCAACTGTGATGTCATTTTATGATTCAAGTGAAGTCGTCCCATGGTTCAACAATGAAGTTATCTATTGTTTAACAGTAAGTTTATATTATGATTTAACAGTGAAGTCACCTCATCTTCATTAGTGCAGTTATCTTGTAACTCAACAGTGAAATTATTTCAAGGTTTCTGCAGTTATCTGACGGTTCAACAGTGAGGTTATTTATCCTGTCACTGCTGGTTTTGTGACTCAGACATGTTGAGTGTCGTGAGTGAAGGACTTGTTTACTTATCCCTTTGTCTTGACTGTGTGGTAAATGGTGTCATGTTCAgctgcaaaatcttcacactTGTCAATCATCTGGTGTGAGGCAGTAGAATACATTACGTAAACAATAACATGAACCCAGCCACTTGTAGCTCTTATGTAATAACCATATCTTTCACTACTCAGATTTTAGTTTAGTTCATCAGTATAAACTTTAACATTTACATCTTTCTACACATAAACTTATTCAAGTTCTAGTTAAAAATATATTGTTTTAAATATTCATAATTCCAATTCCAGAGCGATTATAAATGTATATAAGAAATCAACTGTCACCCATGGTTACCCTTGAGACATACTACTATGGTAGGATTAtttgttatgagatatacaaaGAGCTTTGACTTGTGAGATCACAGCGCTCTTGGCAATACAAAACTAATACAATCAAACCATACACAGGTTGAAACTATCCaacaagaaccaccaccactggcacaaAGAGGAGTACCCAAATACAAATACTCTCATACTGTATTAGATTAAAATAAGCACACACAACTATGGTACTTACGTATTCTTTAACGTTTTTAGTCTTGACTGCCTTGTAGGAGTAGTAGGCTGGGAACAGAGTCCCAAACACTAATCTGCAAAAGAAGCAAAAGTTGAAGCACGGTGACCCCAGGCAAAACATGAAGGATTAAATATACATATTAATGTAAATGCTAAACTATTTCGTAGATATAAGCGTAAAATAAATGAAATGTTACAAAAATTATTACGCAAAATCATATGAAAATTGTTTAAACGAATTCATAATGCTATTAATCAAGGTGTTAGTTAACTAGACAACATGAAACATGCACCTGAACAATAAATACGTGCAGCTTATATTAATTTTGTTCATATTAATGTAATTTTAATATAAGTAAATACATTCAACAGTTACAAATCCTGTAGATAACTGGTTTGGAGAAGCTATAGGTTGAGGAagctactggttggcgaaacgtttccacaataaaaatacccaagtgttgaataaGTGTCCATTTCATCAGTTGTAAATCATGTTGGTGGCGCTGCTTGTAATACGACTTGTGTATAAGAAATTAGTTTTGCTTAAAACAGTCTAATGAACGTATAAATAAAACGCAACATATCTGACTAAAGAATCTAAAGTGTGCCAAAGTTTGGCTACATTATCTTTCTCATGAACAGAATAGATTGTGAACTTTTAACTGTTGTGTTTAGGTGCGTGTTCGCATTTAATGCTGCCAAAAAATGAAGACCCAAACAGAAGGGCAACCAACTACATTGATAAAAGCTGCAGCGAATGTCACACGAGTGAAAAAAAAACGAGCCCTGATAAGGCAGCAAACTTGTAATCTTGGAGTAGAAATACAATGGTTGAGGTATTAAACACGTGGCATACTGAATTTGGAGTATCGTGGATGAAGACATCACActgctacacttgttacactgctgAATTATACACGCACCTCATATTTCCGTAATAACCAATTATATAACAAGATGATATATTTAAATTTTAGATTTTTCTTCGGATTTATAAGGGTATAATGATTCGTAAACAGCTAATACTGTCTAAATTATTTGGACTATCAATGCTTGGTTGAAAACTTGTGGTAGAGTGAATGACGGGGGCATGAGAGCGCCTGCAGAGTAAATGTGATTATGATTGTATGTGCATGTAATACGACAGGCTAGTGGTGGTTGGCTAGCAGCCAGGCCCTACGTGGACCCAACCACTCGCAACTTATCCTCATTTTACTAAGTTCAGTTTCGTACAAAGGGCCTAATGCCAATTCCTCAAACTTCCTGTAATCTTACAAATTTATTAATAAAGTttagctaggttaggttacataaacTTACAGCAACGAAGTAGCTGACCATAATCAAGAAACGTTCATATCTACACGATTATTAGTGGTGGTTCGAGAAGGGCTAATACATACCAATTACCTATTAACGTACCAATGACCACAATACGCCTGCTGGGtctaaccccccccccttcctttaaATATACATGCATCgtttatattttactgtgtttacgTGCGTTTGTTTTTTAACTCTTTTCGCTGCTTTTCCTGCGCAAGATGCAGAGATGTGTAAAAAAGATAAGTTCTTGTAATAGGGAAAATATTTAAATACCAttttaggttatgctaggttgcTGGAACCTAAACTGTCTTAAATTTATTTAACCGTAAAAAATGCAAATTATACAAAAGGGCAAATAGCGACAGGCAGTGCATCGGAGGGCATTGGCGAATTCGTTGAAAAACCACACGCTTTAACTATTGAGACGAGGGGAGGGGGGCATGATCTGACCATGTGTATTATTAATGTCCaccattattacatttatggagaGGCATTAAAACTCCTAAGGGTCAAACAGCATTGGGGAAATGAGAACTAAACAGGTTTGCTCCAATAAGGTGGAGATCAGTTCAAATTTATATCAAAAGACCTTCAATAGCATTAATTCCCCCTTGTGAAGGAACATAATGGCCAGCAACAGTAGTGCTCAATATAGCCTGACCTACACAGTGGTTACCTTCACGTAAATATAACGATCGTTCACTCAGACACAAGCAATTACCTTCCTACCTTCTTCACAGCTGCTAAGAAAAATTACCTTGGAAGCTGCATTGTATCAATTCGTCCTCACTGTACTGCCATTCTCAGGCAATGAAGTCTTTTATCCTCTGAACTGTGTTTTGTGAGGCACTCAAGCTCGAGGCTACCCAAAGGGCTTAACTGTAGGCTTCAGCACAAAAACGGCATAACATATATCAATTCATCTATACTTGTGTATTTCTTAATGGGTCTTATTATATTTCTTGTGTGATTTTTGCGACGTAGTCCTAGACCGCTTCACGGTGGCcatgattttgaaaaaaaaaaaaaaaataacaggtaCATTATACATTAGACAAGTGCAGTAGAGAAAATCAGTATGAAGGGTTTACTAGGCTCcctacacttttttttttgtcttcccgTCACTAGAGTTCCTGTAGTGTCTGTACTTTCTGGAGACGAAGGCTCGCGCCCTTGTCCTTGCAGCTTGCCGTGACAAGATGAAATAGTGAGAGAAATATTATAAGAACGATCAAGAAATACACAAGTATAGATAAATGTCATAATAAGCTCTTCTACGGTAGCCACAACGTCTTGTTATTGTAGCACCTATGTCGGCAGTATTAGTTTACCTTTTCCAAGTAAACGTACTCATGATTGAAACAAGCAATTAAATCCCTAAACAACTGATTGTCGTCAGTGTCGCGCTTTCAGGGAAGCTTCCTGACAGAATCACGTCTGGAAACCGTGGCACACTTCTTCCAAGGTTTTCCCTGATTGTGGACGCTCGTGGATCCAGACATTGACATCAATCCGTTGTTCAATGGTTTATTACCTGTATCATTAATGGACACGTTCACGTAACACgaagaaaaaaaataacatgTTTACTGTAGACACAGTTCACATTTCTGCCAGAGCAACAAGACATTGTGACCCACCCTGTATGTGAAAACCCATTCAACACACATCCACATTAGTAACTGAATACAACAGTCCACAGCAGATTGAGAAGCAGGGATCAGGTACAGAGTTCAAACTCGCAGGAATAAATAGGTAACTACATACATACAAAGGTGAGAACAACTGACAAGGAATTCCGTGAGTGGAAATGAAGACACGGGTAAGCACAGAGATATTAATAAGTATTCCAATAAGAATCTCACCATGTTAAAGTTATCAACTGTACtgggagtagtggtggggagTGAACCGTACTTTAGTCTTAGGGTGGAAATAGAAGGAAAAATTTATACACCGTTTCAAGATAAGGTTTGACAATGGCAGAAACCAGCAAGGTTAGTAGCTGAGACTATCAATGCACGAACACGCGTATGCGCAAAACAACAAAcatttatacatacacacacacacacgtatatacataAAAAATCAAGAAAGAGGAGCTTTGTGCCAAGTGTAGCGGTGGACTGAATTCTGGGATTCAGTTCCAAAATAACCCACCTTTGTACGTGAGATGCGTCTAATACGCCTGGCTAATTCATTATTATTCTAGGCTCCGTCACTTGCTAATTCACTATTCTTATTCTAGTTTCCGCACAAACGAACACAATCTGCTATAATCAGAACACAGGCACAGCAATGACCACATTAGTATTAAGTACAGTTTCTGAAAAAAAATCGATTAAAATTACATTTGCTACTACTTTTCTATAATGTCAGTTGATAAGCTGAACCTGCAAATACACATGTGATCATATACAGTAAGTAGTCAcccgttgttattattattattagtagtagtattatgggAAGAGCCAAGCCCcttgggtcatacagcaccatgGAAACGGATGATGTTTGATCCGAATATGGTAGCTCCAATTCCGTAAATCAAGAGCTCTTTTTCAGCATCTTGTCACCCCCTCTCCCCTTGAAGGTTGTGTTAACAGTAAGACATCGGAGGCATGTCAGGTCAATTCCACCAGTTAACATGCTAACACTAGTCATACCCACCAGCTTATAAATTTACCTTCAAAcataagacacacatgcacaaTCAAGATATTTATTGAAGGAGAAGTTTCGCCACTAGTGGTCTTTTAAAACCAAAAAAGCCACGAGAAGAGAAACGTCTCCTTCAGTTTATGTCTTGATCGTGAATGCGTCTTATTCCCAACAGTCAGAACATACCAATACATATACACGCAAAAGGATCAACAACATAAACAACCACCAAACTTGTTATGTACACAACACATTCCATGACATAAACATAACatttactgtaaacaccgaatcaTTGCTTTTAGTACACACACGCTGGTACGTCACACAGCCGTAGTTAGTGCTCAAGAATTAGCCGTTTGCAGAAGTGTTAGCTGAAATTGTGGTTAGTGTTACGTAGTAATAAATTAGCTTTGGATGTGGTTAGTGTCATGTAGTACTGGAACAGTTGTGGTTGGTGTCGTGTAATACTGGAACAGTTGTGGTTAGTGTCATGTAGTACTGGAACAGTTGTGGTGTCATGTACTGGAACAGTTGTAGTTAGTGCCATGTATTACTGGAACAGTCGTGGTTAGTGTTACGTTGTGCTGGAGTACCTGAATGCAGTGTAGAGAATGGTGGATGTATTGGGGACGACTAgtgccgctgccaccaccactaccgtcaagTTGGTGAGGGTCACGCGTAACCTGAAACGGGTAGACACCAGCAGGTCCTCGTACAGGTGCGCCACAGTCACCAAGGAGTCTGTCCGCTGTAATCTGCCTCGCGGAATATCCTGGTAGCTGTTATAGTCCGTGTCTTCTGCCTCTTCTTCGCTGAGCTGATCAAGCGGCGGAGGCACAGCAAGACCCGGGGCTCGCGGGTGCTGCTGAAGGTGCTGCCACCGCGGTCGTGATACTCCCGGGTCAGACGCCGAGTGCATGAGTGCCTTAGCTCGACCCCGAGTCAAAACATGTTGGTTTCCACCCTGGAACATCTCAGATTCGTTCTCCACACACGACGCGTTGGGAGACTCGTCGAAACTCTCGGAAAAATCGAAATCGTTATCATACACAATGTCTTTATTTTCGACGAGATCCGCTCTGACTTTCTGCTTGGGATTATTAACTACAGCTAGTGTCCGAGGTGTAAGATTCTGTGTAGAGGCAGTTGTGACCTGTGCGGGAGAAGTTAGCAGTTGTAACTGCGGAGTTACGAGCGTTGAAGTCATTATTACAGGTGATGGAGAGGTCATGACCTGGTGGGGTGAAGGGGTCACTGCATGGTTCACCTGATGACCTCCAGTGACCTGAGGTCTCCCGGGGGTAGGAATATTCTGAAACACAATGTGCTCATCGAATGATTCGGACTGGTAAGTATCAGAGTCGGATTCGTCATCTATAAGTCTAATAACAAGGTTGTTGAAGTTTCTTGTCGTAGATTGTGAGGACTCTGATCGTATGGGCGTTTGGGGTGCTACCTTCTCCACGCCTGTCGGCAACCGTGGGGGCATGGGGCAAGGTGGAGACATGGGGCGAGGTGGAGATATGGGGCGAGGTGGAGATATGGGGCGAGGTGGAGATATGGGGCGAGATGGAGACATGAAGCGAGGTAGAGACATGGGGCGAGAGGGAGACATGGGGCGAGTGTGGGTTAAGGTGTGAGGGGTGGAGACAGTTGCGGCACCATGGAAGGCCTGGGAACTGGCAGGTTGCACTGACTGAGTGACGATGCGGTGAGTGTgttctggaggctggtgtggCACTGACTGTCTTGGCTCTGACACTGAGGTTATCTGTAGGTGAGCACTCTTGATGGAGCCGGGTGGCTCGCTGGCCTCGGGTATGGTAGTAGATACGGCCGAGTGGCTGGGTACGGATATAGTAGTAGGTGCAGGAGTGCTGCTGGTTGCGGTCGAATTGCTGGGTACGCCTGAGTTGCTGGGTACGCCTGAGTTGCTGGGTACGCCTGAGTTGCTGGGTACGCCTGAGTTGCTGGGTGCGCCTGAGCTACTGGGTACGACTAAGGTACTGGACACCGGAGAGTTGATGAGCATGGGTATCGTaggtacaggtgtggtgctgagaGGAGGTCTGCTGGGTGGCTGAGGTGCCTGCCGCTTGGAACCTGACCTACGTAGAAATTCCCTGCCGTGTGGTGACTTGGGACGCAGCAGGTGTTGCGGTCCAGGCGACTTGGGGAGTCCAGCGTGCACTTCCGAAGCCAGCGACTGGCGGTGCTGGCCTGGCGAGGAAGTGCTATCATCGGACGGCAGATCGGTGTAACACTCAGAGAAGGACTCCCCCTCCACCTCACTGTCAGAGTCCCGACGCTCCATGACACCTCGAGTCTTGATACACACTGACACCACTAattacacacacatgacactcaggATGGTGACCACGAAAGGATGGGGAGAGGGGGCCAGTGAAGGTAGCTACGTGGTGTCCCCCTACAGTCACAGTGGTACGGTGTGGCCCCAGGCAGTGTCACGGTGCCACTGGTGCCCCGTGCCAACCAACACCCCCTTAGACTCAAATAGCTCCACTGCTATCTGGCATGTGCCTTCTCCGCGCCCACAACACACACCCTCCTCTCTTCACTGTAATATGTGACCCTCCTGCGTGATCCCAGGTCATCCCAAGCCTCACATAAAAAAAAAGTCACccaaacacctcaacaacctaccaccacacactatgaAGCCGCCACCACCAGGTTAAAAAGCTACCACCACATACTAAGAAGCCACCACCACAAACAGAGAAGTCACCACCACATCAAAAAGCTACTACTACGCCTCAGTAATGGACCACAACTCCCTAGCAAGCTTACATGATACCTGAAATTAAACAGAAGCATGGAGGTAGTCTGTCAGATAGTGCGAACTTAAGTGAGGGTGGCTGCCTGTCTACAAGCTGCAGCCAGGTTCATCAAAGAGCAACTCAAAAtacactaacctaacctgaaggcTGGAAGGCAAAATGCCTACAAGAAGGGTTATACAAAGTTACTGACCTGCAACGTTTAGCTCCGAGATGAGCGAAGCATTGCGCAATAAAAGCTTGCTTTACTACGGGATCCTTGTATTACCCTACCTATTAACTACGCGTATATGGAAAACGAACCTCAATTACCTCGACTTTCGTGAGAGTTCCAACAAGTGGCAGAAACATTAGAGAGAATGCAGAAGCTCCAACCTATTTGTTGACTTCATTAAAACTAGTCGAGTACACGTGTCTCTCGTGCTTACTGGACCGAGCAGCGAGCCTCCGCTGCTCCCTGTGCTGAATGACTCGTACAGGTCGTTAGCGAAGAATATTGGAAATGACTATAACAGAGGATATAGTGAAGAACATAATGAATTCTTATAACAAAGAACAGTTAAGTAACATTCAGTAAAGATAATAGTCATTTAGCGGAGCCACCTAAACACCTGTGGAAAAATTTTCTCCACCCCCCAGAGGGCGTCGATCTCCCCTAGGGGTtgcagaaaatttctccacaatactTCTTGTATACTCGAACCCATtctcacactgccagtgttagaCGTTCAGATCTGAACGTTACCTAGTGCTGAGCAACCGCCACATTGCTCTCATCTACGAGAACCCTGACCCGATCATCGAGGGCCTCGGTCCGACCATCGAGGGGCCCTGACCCGACCATAGAGCATTAAACACGTTTTTGAAGGCCCATATAACCTACTCTGAAGTAGACAGAATACTCTTAGTAAGCATAGAGGAAACGTGCAGAAAATGAGGTTTACATCCTCAACACTGGATTTCTTGTTATCCCAGACAAAAAGTAAGCAAGCCTtctacaaataacccgtacataggagagaggagcttacgatgacgcttcagtccgacctggaccatttacaaagtcacaccgtgtgactgtaaatgctccaagtcggaccgaaacgtcgtcgtaagctcctctctcctatgtgctagttatctgtgtattgttccagtcactatattgtgcctttttgttctttaagcAAGCCTTGTTATCCCATTCAATGGAAGGAGCGGCGCCTTCGTACttttgaagagctcttgatctgaGGTCTTAGTGCTGCCCTCCTCAGATCAAACAAACCAACTCTACCCCAGGTGCTTATTAATGAATCATATGGGCTGAGCACTTTCCCATTAATaatataactaataataataataatctaagccATGTGGAATACAGCAACGGACGAGACAAATTCAGTTATACACTGCGTGAGCGAAACGTCATCAATAAAGGTTCCTTATTATTTGTCTATCTTACACTATTATCTAATAAAATATAGCGACGCCATGTAAAACACAACTAAGATATGTGAAATACAACTATGTgaaaaagctaaaaaaaaaaaatactttttgcTGTATTTTCATAAAATATATTACGAACTTTTAACACTATAACGACAAAAAATGTTAAATCAAATAGCCATTTCTTATCACATAAAAGGGTTCTTTCCTCTGGCAGCTCATTCTTCTCTTCTAGAAAATTATCAACACTATTTTTCAGTTTCCTAAATCTACCGAGAACCTGTCCTCTAGAAAACCAGCGCACCTCACAATGAAGGATGCGATGACAGTACTGGGTAGTGGCATTTATTCTGTAGTGAATTTACTACCATAATGACGGTTAATACATTGTAGATATCTACTCCCAAGCAACGTTCAAAAAACGTTGAAAACACACATCAATCGTTGTTTGAGGATGAGTTGCATGTACATCTGAAGGGTTGTAAAAATGTTTTCGACACattttcacacaagagattagtgcaaaggcTAGAGCAGCAGGTTAAATATAACAAGAacagcactgcaatggatcagagaaaacCTGACGTGAGTGGGCGCTGTGACTAGCAGGATTGCACAagagtcagtcctagggccggtgctgtttctggtatgtgaatgatataagagaagggacagattcagaggtgtccctgtttgcagattatgtgaagctaatgagaagaattcaatcggatgaagatcaggcaggactacaaagggacctggacaggctgcaagcctgatccagcaactggctactggagtttaaccccccaccaagtgcaaaacgATGAAGGTTGGGAAAGGTGAAAAAGACCGCAGAGTAAaggctgggggggggggaggaagcaaagactgcaaacctcactcaaggaaaaggatcctggggtgagtataattccgagcacatttcctgaggcgcacatcaaccaaatacctgctgcagtatatgggcccctggcaaacccaagaatagcgtttcgacaccttagtaaagaatcgtttgagactctgtacaccttgtacatcaggcccatattggaatatgcagcaccagcttggaacccacacttggtcaagcacgtcaagaaattacaaaAAGTGCaagtctgcaacaagactagtcccggagctaaggggaatgtcctacgagaagaggttaaaggaaatcgacctgacaacaatGTAGGACAGGGAgaccatgataacgacatataaaatagtgagaggaactgacagggtAGCTAGGatcaggatgtttcagagatgagacacagcaacaaggggtcacaaatggaagttgaagactcagatgagtcacatggatgttaggaagtatttcttcagtcacagatttgtcaggaagtggaacaatctggagagtgaggtagtggaagcaggatccatacacagcttgaaggagatacgataaa
It encodes:
- the LOC128699988 gene encoding uncharacterized protein isoform X6, yielding MERRDSDSEVEGESFSECYTDLPSDDSTSSPGQHRQSLASEVHAGLPKSPGPQHLLRPKSPHGREFLRRSGSKRQAPQPPSRPPLSTTPVPTIPMLINSPVSSTLVVPSSSGAPSNSGVPSNSGVPSNSTATSSTPAPTTISVPSHSAVSTTIPEASEPPGSIKSAHLQITSVSEPRQSVPHQPPEHTHRIVTQSVQPASSQAFHGAATVSTPHTLTHTRPMSPSRPMSLPRFMSPSRPISPPRPISPPRPISPPRPMSPPCPMPPRLPTGVEKVAPQTPIRSESSQSTTRNFNNLVIRLIDDESDSDTYQSESFDEHIVFQNIPTPGRPQVTGGHQVNHAVTPSPHQVMTSPSPVIMTSTLVTPQLQLLTSPAQVTTASTQNLTPRTLAVVNNPKQKVRADLVENKDIVYDNDFDFSESFDESPNASCVENESEMFQGGNQHVLTRGRAKALMHSASDPGVSRPRWQHLQQHPRAPGLAVPPPLDQLSEEEAEDTDYNSYQDIPRGRLQRTDSLVTVAHLYEDLLVSTRFRLRVTLTNLTVVVVAAALVVPNTSTILYTAFRLVFGTLFPAYYSYKAVKTKNVKEYVKWMMYWIVFAFFTCFETLTDLFLSFWFPFYYELKILVVLWLLSPATRGSSILYRKFVHPWLTRREDDIDNCIAQAKQQGYSTVIQLGTKGVNYATTVLMQTAIKASQGNQGGGGIVNQLRRSYSSGELADEDMNRNVKALPHIPDDDYDDRNHSSGSYEGEPRIRAESDAAYKPRGSSASRVVRSSKTRSADVSEVYYQDVADEGIQRRRSPRTQDTASAEAQPSLISRVLSADDLTSGYSSGEADAGDLIYDHRHDPVPHVELELVSEPKRSTRVRRTQSLSASTLSLHRSQRAGVRRGEPRAVRIGNAGRGSEPVDDLGAPASYSSSGHPAAPHHGSSFKRSRPGEISAYATLPRTASKRTTTKKRQV
- the LOC128699988 gene encoding uncharacterized protein isoform X2, which translates into the protein MERRDSDSEVEGESFSECYTDLPSDDSTSSPGQHRQSLASEVHAGLPKSPGPQHLLRPKSPHGREFLRRSGSKRQAPQPPSRPPLSTTPVPTIPMLINSPVSSTLVVPSSSGAPSNSGVPSNSGVPSNSGVPSNSGVPSNSTATSSTPAPTTISVPSHSAVSTTIPEASEPPGSIKSAHLQITSVSEPRQSVPHQPPEHTHRIVTQSVQPASSQAFHGAATVSTPHTLTHTRPMSPSRPMSLPRFMSPSRPISPPRPISPPRPISPPRPMSPPCPMPPRLPTGVEKVAPQTPIRSESSQSTTRNFNNLVIRLIDDESDSDTYQSESFDEHIVFQNIPTPGRPQVTGGHQVNHAVTPSPHQVMTSPSPVIMTSTLVTPQLQLLTSPAQVTTASTQNLTPRTLAVVNNPKQKVRADLVENKDIVYDNDFDFSESFDESPNASCVENESEMFQGGNQHVLTRGRAKALMHSASDPGVSRPRWQHLQQHPRAPGLAVPPPLDQLSEEEAEDTDYNSYQDIPRGRLQRTDSLVTVAHLYEDLLVSTRFRLRVTLTNLTVVVVAAALVVPNTSTILYTAFRLVFGTLFPAYYSYKAVKTKNVKEYVKWMMYWIVFAFFTCFETLTDLFLSFWFPFYYELKILVVLWLLSPATRGSSILYRKFVHPWLTRREDDIDNCIAQAKQQGYSTVIQLGTKGVNYATTVLMQTAIKGGGGIVNQLRRSYSSGELADEDMNRNVKALPHIPDDDYDDRNHSSGSYEGEPRIRAESDAAYKPRGSSASRVVRSSKTRSADVSEVYYQDVADEGIQRRRSPRTQDTASAEAQPSLISRVLSADDLTSGYSSGEADAGDLIYDHRHDPVPHVELELVSEPKRSTRVRRTQSLSASTLSLHRSQRAGVRRGEPRAVRIGNAGRGSEPVDDLGAPASYSSSGHPAAPHHGSSFKRSRPGEISAYATLPRTASKRTTTKKRQV
- the LOC128699988 gene encoding uncharacterized protein isoform X9, producing the protein MERRDSDSEVEGESFSECYTDLPSDDSTSSPGQHRQSLASEVHAGLPKSPGPQHLLRPKSPHGREFLRRSGSKRQAPQPPSRPPLSTTPVPTIPMLINSPVSSTLVVPSSSGAPSNSGVPSNSGVPSNSGVPSNSGVPSNSTATSSTPAPTTISVPSHSAVSTTIPEASEPPGSIKSAHLQITSVSEPRQSVPHQPPEHTHRIVTQSVQPASSQAFHGAATVSTPHTLTHTRPMSPSRPMSLPRFMSPSRPISPPRPISPPRPISPPRPMSPPCPMPPRLPTGVEKVAPQTPIRSESSQSTTRNFNNLVIRLIDDESDSDTYQSESFDEHIVFQNIPTPGRPQVTGGHQVNHAVTPSPHQVMTSPSPVIMTSTLVTPQLQLLTSPAQVTTASTQNLTPRTLAVVNNPKQKVRADLVENKDIVYDNDFDFSESFDESPNASCVENESEMFQGGNQHVLTRGRAKALMHSASDPGVSRPRWQHLQQHPRAPGLAVPPPLDQLSEEEAEDTDYNSYQDIPRGRLQRTDSLVTVAHLYEDLLVSTRFRLRVTLTNLTVVVVAAALVVPNTSTILYTAFRLVFGTLFPAYYSYKAVKTKNVKEYVKWMMYWIVFAFFTCFETLTDLFLSFWFPFYYELKILVVLWLLSPATRGSSILYRKFVHPWLTRREDDIDNCIAQAKQQGYSTVIQLGTKGVNYATTVLMQTAIKASQGNQGGGGIVNQLRRSYSSGELADEDMNRNVKALPHIPDDDYDDRNHSSGSYEGEPRIRAESDAAYKPRGSSASRVVRSSKTRSADVSEVYYQDVADEGIQRRRSPRTQDTASSSGHPAAPHHGSSFKRSRPGEISAYATLPRTASKRTTTKKRQV